A stretch of Priestia aryabhattai DNA encodes these proteins:
- a CDS encoding SDR family NAD(P)-dependent oxidoreductase — protein sequence MSQHYALITGASGGIGKELAYQFAKDGHPLILVARSADKLTAIGENLKSTYDIEVITVVKDLSREEEIQSLYEELKNKEMHVDYLVNNAGFGLYGKFIETALDEELNMIDLNIRALTHLTKLFLPDMVKRNGGKILNIASVAAFMPGPLMTVYYATKAYVLSFTEALENELKGINVTVSALCPGPTKTGFSDRAQLSNSKLFQSGAMDVETVTKVGYKKFMKGQTVIVPGVQFRLATFIPRFVPRKWLASVVRRTQEIK from the coding sequence ATGTCACAGCATTATGCGCTCATCACCGGTGCCTCGGGAGGAATAGGAAAAGAGTTAGCTTATCAATTTGCAAAGGATGGGCACCCTTTAATTTTAGTTGCCAGAAGCGCTGATAAACTAACAGCTATTGGAGAGAATTTAAAATCTACTTATGATATTGAAGTGATAACGGTTGTAAAGGATTTATCAAGAGAAGAAGAGATACAGTCACTATATGAAGAACTTAAAAATAAAGAAATGCACGTTGATTATTTAGTGAACAATGCTGGTTTTGGACTATACGGTAAATTTATTGAAACAGCTTTAGATGAAGAGTTAAACATGATTGACTTAAACATTCGAGCATTAACTCATTTAACAAAATTATTTTTACCCGATATGGTCAAAAGAAATGGCGGGAAAATTTTAAACATTGCGTCCGTTGCTGCATTTATGCCGGGTCCGCTTATGACAGTATATTACGCAACGAAAGCGTACGTATTATCTTTCACAGAGGCCCTTGAAAATGAATTAAAAGGTATCAATGTAACGGTAAGTGCTCTATGTCCGGGTCCGACTAAAACTGGTTTTAGCGACCGAGCCCAGCTAAGCAACTCCAAGCTTTTTCAAAGCGGTGCGATGGATGTAGAAACTGTGACGAAAGTTGGCTATAAAAAATTTATGAAAGGGCAGACGGTTATCGTACCAGGAGTACAGTTTCGTCTTGCCACGTTCATCCCGCGCTTCGTGCCAAGAAAGTGGCTTGCATCTGTTGTCCGAAGAACACAAGAAATTAAATAG
- a CDS encoding ArsR/SmtB family transcription factor produces MSEKAVELFRASIPVFQALSDSARQDIILLLAEKEPLTVNEIANESTLSRPAISHHLKILRDQKLVQIEQKGTQRYYSLALNEAVELLKSLLATVEAECL; encoded by the coding sequence ATGAGTGAAAAAGCAGTCGAGTTATTTCGCGCCAGCATTCCTGTTTTTCAGGCGCTAAGCGATTCAGCAAGACAAGATATTATTTTGCTGCTCGCGGAAAAAGAACCTTTAACCGTTAATGAAATTGCAAACGAGTCTACTCTATCACGACCGGCAATTTCTCATCATTTAAAAATTTTACGCGATCAAAAGCTTGTGCAAATTGAACAAAAAGGGACGCAGAGATATTATTCATTAGCTTTAAATGAGGCAGTTGAGCTATTAAAAAGCTTGCTTGCTACAGTTGAAGCCGAATGTTTATAG
- the tenA gene encoding thiaminase II, which yields MSFSSQLRQEANYIYEAIFNHPFIKGIAEGNVPKEALIHYVSQDYEYLTAFVRIYGAALTKCRTRTEMEAFNAGISTVLHSEVHPHNNFCEVAGVRYEDLHTETLSPTASHYINHMMSVAHTGSLAEIIAVLLPCPWTYVEIGQRITEQVNPSPSHPFYEWIQFYNNEEMNGTTQWFCNKLDELAEQATEEERNRMKDHFIKSCELEYLFWEMAYTQEKWPLSQLSLSK from the coding sequence ATGTCATTTTCATCTCAATTAAGACAAGAAGCAAACTATATTTACGAAGCAATTTTTAACCATCCTTTTATTAAAGGAATCGCTGAAGGAAACGTACCAAAAGAAGCGCTTATTCACTACGTTTCTCAAGATTACGAATACTTAACAGCATTTGTCCGCATTTACGGCGCTGCTTTAACAAAATGCCGCACGCGTACCGAAATGGAAGCCTTTAATGCCGGCATTTCTACGGTATTACATAGTGAAGTACACCCTCACAATAATTTTTGTGAAGTAGCAGGCGTACGTTATGAAGACCTTCACACTGAGACGCTTTCACCGACGGCCAGTCACTATATTAATCATATGATGAGCGTTGCGCATACAGGCAGCTTAGCGGAAATCATTGCAGTGCTCCTTCCATGTCCGTGGACGTACGTTGAAATTGGCCAGCGCATTACAGAACAAGTAAATCCATCTCCTTCTCATCCTTTTTATGAATGGATTCAGTTTTATAATAATGAAGAAATGAATGGCACAACACAATGGTTTTGTAACAAGCTTGATGAACTTGCCGAACAAGCGACTGAAGAAGAACGTAATCGTATGAAAGATCACTTCATCAAAAGCTGTGAACTGGAGTATTTATTTTGGGAAATGGCGTATACGCAAGAAAAATGGCCGCTTTCTCAGCTTTCACTTTCAAAATAA
- a CDS encoding TspO/MBR family protein — protein sequence MAKFRLYAVLNTVGLAITLLVNYLANAIPIGGKTTGEASAQVPTLFTPAGYAFAIWGVIYLLLTIWVIRQFFAREDQKEIYARIGIWFFLNCLLNSAWIFIFQNDNYKLSLLVIFLILGTLMIVYSIIQHSRMTTWFMRLPISLYLGWISVATIVNVFVVFQANGIQHLLGLNELAWTIIMLLVGAALGIAFTLKKRDAVYPLVFIWAYIAIAVKQSGNQPIVITVIISVVLLAIAIIVGLIKRYRRF from the coding sequence ATGGCAAAATTTCGTTTGTATGCTGTATTAAATACAGTAGGCTTGGCTATTACACTACTTGTGAATTATTTAGCAAATGCCATTCCGATAGGAGGCAAAACAACGGGAGAGGCTTCTGCGCAAGTTCCTACGTTGTTTACACCAGCGGGTTATGCCTTTGCTATCTGGGGCGTTATTTATTTGTTATTAACTATTTGGGTTATACGTCAATTTTTTGCAAGAGAAGACCAAAAGGAAATATACGCACGTATCGGCATTTGGTTTTTTCTAAACTGTTTGTTAAATAGTGCGTGGATTTTTATTTTCCAAAACGATAACTATAAGTTATCACTTTTAGTTATATTCTTGATCTTAGGGACATTAATGATTGTGTATTCCATTATTCAGCATTCTCGGATGACAACATGGTTTATGCGTCTGCCGATTTCTCTTTATCTTGGATGGATTTCTGTTGCGACTATTGTCAATGTGTTTGTCGTATTTCAAGCAAATGGAATACAGCACTTACTTGGCCTAAATGAGTTAGCTTGGACCATTATTATGCTGCTGGTAGGAGCTGCGCTGGGCATTGCGTTTACATTAAAAAAACGAGACGCTGTTTATCCGCTTGTTTTTATTTGGGCTTATATTGCCATTGCAGTGAAACAAAGTGGAAATCAGCCAATTGTAATTACTGTTATCATTTCAGTTGTTTTATTAGCAATTGCTATTATTGTGGGGCTGATTAAACGCTATAGACGTTTTTAA